One window of Deltaproteobacteria bacterium genomic DNA carries:
- the tadA gene encoding tRNA adenosine(34) deaminase TadA: protein MLDPERLPDLTRNSKLETRNSSYMDEALSEARKALAAGEVPVGAVLVGPDGEIWGRGHNQPIKLADPTAHAEILALREAAAKVRNYRLPGTTLYVTIEPCLMCLGAIIQARVQRLVFGAPDPKAGACISLYQIPADPRLNHRLEVQGGMLEAECRALIQEFFRTRRQAASSRQEARSQSLEEL from the coding sequence ATGTTAGATCCAGAGCGCCTTCCCGATCTTACTCGAAACTCGAAACTCGAAACTCGAAATTCCTCTTATATGGACGAGGCCCTGAGTGAGGCGCGAAAGGCCCTGGCCGCGGGCGAAGTGCCGGTGGGAGCGGTGCTGGTCGGGCCGGATGGGGAGATCTGGGGAAGGGGTCATAATCAGCCCATTAAGCTGGCTGATCCCACCGCGCACGCTGAAATTTTGGCGTTGCGGGAGGCCGCGGCCAAAGTCCGAAATTACCGATTGCCCGGCACTACCCTCTATGTTACTATTGAACCATGTCTGATGTGCCTGGGGGCGATAATCCAGGCCCGCGTGCAACGGCTGGTGTTCGGCGCGCCGGATCCAAAAGCCGGGGCTTGCATCTCCCTATACCAGATTCCCGCTGACCCTCGGTTGAATCATCGGCTGGAGGTGCAAGGCGGCATGCTGGAAGCAGAATGCCGGGCCCTGATTCAGGAGTTTTTTCGCACCCGGCGGCAGGCTGCAAGCTCCAGACAAGAGGCCCGATCCCAAAGTTTGGAAGAATTGTAA
- a CDS encoding amidohydrolase, with product MEFDHLIHNALVLTLEPGVPPLANGYVAVQGDRIAAVGQEASAAELPAAREQLDVQGSLVMPGLINTHTHAAMTLFRGLADDLPLEDWLHKYIFPAEVRYVDAEFVHWGTRLAIAEMLRGGITTVGDGYFFAAAARHAYLETGLRAVMAQGVLDFPVPGVPDPQDNLKVAAEFIDSGAGGGQRLVTSTLFCHAPYTCRAGTLQQAKALTRERNLPFFIHLAETQAEVDRMKQVHGLSPVAYLDSLGILDSLTVAAHAIWVDEADQEILARRGVKVSHCPEGNLKLASGVAPVPELLHKGICVGLGTDGAASNNNLDLFGEMALAAKLHKVIRLDPTCLPAPEVVALATREGARVLGLADRTGTITPGKAADLIILDLDQPHLTPLYDPYSHLVYAARAADVKDVMADGRWLLREREFLTLDWDETRQRVHELTHSRGMSSFGASDLEPPV from the coding sequence ATGGAATTCGATCACTTGATCCATAATGCCTTGGTGCTCACCCTGGAGCCAGGGGTGCCACCTCTGGCCAACGGTTATGTGGCGGTGCAGGGCGACCGCATCGCCGCGGTCGGACAGGAGGCCAGCGCTGCCGAATTGCCCGCCGCCCGGGAGCAACTGGATGTCCAGGGCAGCCTGGTGATGCCGGGTCTGATCAATACCCATACCCACGCGGCCATGACCCTGTTCCGGGGACTAGCCGATGACCTGCCTCTGGAAGACTGGCTACATAAATATATCTTTCCCGCTGAGGTTCGGTATGTAGACGCCGAATTCGTCCACTGGGGCACCCGGCTGGCGATTGCCGAAATGCTCCGGGGCGGCATCACTACCGTGGGCGATGGCTATTTTTTTGCCGCGGCCGCCCGCCACGCCTATCTGGAGACAGGGCTGCGCGCCGTCATGGCGCAGGGGGTGCTGGATTTCCCCGTTCCTGGGGTGCCGGATCCGCAGGATAATTTAAAAGTGGCGGCCGAATTTATCGATTCCGGGGCTGGAGGCGGACAGAGGCTGGTCACCTCTACCCTGTTCTGTCATGCCCCTTATACCTGCCGCGCTGGCACCCTGCAACAGGCCAAGGCCCTGACCCGAGAACGGAATCTGCCCTTTTTCATCCACCTGGCCGAAACCCAGGCGGAAGTTGACCGGATGAAACAAGTGCATGGTCTGAGCCCGGTGGCTTACCTGGACTCGCTGGGCATCCTCGATAGCCTGACGGTCGCCGCCCATGCCATTTGGGTGGATGAAGCCGACCAGGAAATCCTGGCCCGCCGCGGCGTCAAGGTCAGCCACTGTCCGGAAGGCAACCTGAAGCTGGCCTCCGGCGTGGCCCCGGTTCCTGAGCTGTTGCACAAAGGCATCTGCGTCGGACTGGGCACTGATGGCGCCGCCTCCAACAATAACTTGGATCTGTTTGGGGAAATGGCCCTGGCCGCCAAGCTCCATAAGGTTATCCGCCTCGATCCCACCTGCCTGCCCGCCCCCGAGGTCGTGGCTCTAGCCACCCGCGAGGGCGCCCGAGTCCTGGGTCTGGCAGACCGCACCGGGACCATAACCCCGGGGAAAGCTGCCGACCTGATCATCCTCGATCTGGACCAGCCCCATCTGACCCCGCTCTATGATCCTTATTCACACCTGGTCTATGCGGCCCGGGCTGCTGATGTCAAAGATGTGATGGCTGATGGCCGTTGGCTGCTCCGGGAGCGGGAATTTCTGACGCTGGATTGGGACGAAACCAGACAGCGAGTCCATGAGTTGACCCATTCCCGGGGTATGTCCAGCTTTGGTGCTAGTGACCTGGAACCGCCGGTCTGA
- a CDS encoding NAD-dependent succinate-semialdehyde dehydrogenase, whose amino-acid sequence MQSINPATGQVIKQYPEHHLWECQDILLRVDKAWKSWKSTSFSERAALTKRVGQALLAHQDQYAQLITQEMGKIIKTARAEVEKCAFICDYYADNAEAMLADEAIPLESGRSFVSFEPIGVVLGIMPWNFPFWQVCRYAVPALIAGNACVLKHASNVPGCALALEEVFRQAGFPEDIFRTLLIPGSQVEPLIGHEVIKGVALTGSEKAGSQVAAAAGRHLKKTVMELGGTDPFVVLEDADFDLCCTLAVKARMQNAGQTCIAAKRFIVLEKVAAAFEARHKQLVENLVVGDPLKEETNLGPLARADLREQLHQQVQDSIKMGARLVTGGKSLDGPGFYYTPTILAEVKKGMPVYDQETFGPVSALITVKDEEEAIAVANDSPYGLGGSIWTRDLKRGERLARRIESGTVVVNTMTKSDPRLPFGGVKRSGYGREMSHYGIKEFVNIKTIYIA is encoded by the coding sequence ATGCAAAGCATCAATCCGGCCACCGGCCAAGTCATTAAACAATACCCTGAACACCACCTTTGGGAATGTCAAGATATTCTTCTAAGGGTAGATAAAGCCTGGAAATCCTGGAAATCCACCTCTTTTTCGGAAAGGGCTGCCCTAACCAAACGGGTGGGCCAGGCATTACTGGCACACCAGGACCAGTACGCCCAACTGATCACCCAGGAAATGGGTAAAATCATCAAAACCGCTCGGGCCGAGGTGGAAAAGTGCGCCTTCATTTGCGACTACTATGCCGATAATGCCGAGGCCATGCTGGCCGACGAAGCAATTCCCCTGGAATCCGGCCGAAGTTTTGTCAGCTTTGAGCCGATCGGTGTGGTGCTGGGGATCATGCCCTGGAATTTTCCCTTCTGGCAGGTCTGTCGCTATGCCGTCCCAGCCCTGATAGCTGGCAATGCTTGCGTCCTCAAGCATGCCTCCAACGTCCCCGGCTGTGCCCTGGCCCTGGAAGAGGTCTTCCGGCAGGCCGGCTTCCCAGAGGATATTTTCCGCACCCTGCTGATCCCTGGCAGTCAGGTTGAGCCCTTGATTGGCCACGAGGTCATCAAGGGGGTAGCCCTCACTGGCAGTGAAAAAGCTGGCAGCCAGGTGGCGGCCGCCGCGGGCCGACATCTAAAAAAGACCGTCATGGAACTGGGGGGGACGGACCCTTTTGTTGTCCTCGAAGACGCGGATTTCGACCTCTGCTGTACCCTGGCGGTCAAGGCTCGGATGCAAAACGCCGGTCAGACCTGTATTGCCGCCAAACGCTTTATTGTGTTGGAAAAGGTTGCAGCCGCGTTTGAGGCTCGCCACAAACAGTTGGTGGAAAATCTGGTGGTCGGTGACCCCTTGAAGGAGGAGACTAACTTAGGCCCGCTGGCCCGTGCCGATCTGCGGGAGCAACTTCACCAGCAGGTCCAGGATTCAATTAAAATGGGAGCCCGGCTGGTTACCGGCGGGAAAAGTCTTGATGGCCCCGGGTTCTATTATACCCCCACCATTCTGGCCGAGGTCAAAAAAGGCATGCCGGTTTATGATCAGGAGACCTTTGGCCCGGTATCCGCCCTCATCACGGTTAAAGATGAAGAGGAGGCTATAGCTGTGGCCAATGACTCCCCTTACGGTCTGGGAGGCAGCATCTGGACCCGAGACCTAAAACGCGGCGAGCGTCTGGCCCGCCGGATTGAGTCCGGCACCGTGGTGGTCAATACCATGACCAAGTCGGACCCCCGCCTTCCCTTTGGCGGGGTCAAAAGATCCGGCTATGGCCGCGAAATGTCCCACTACGGCATCAAAGAATTCGTCAACATCAAGACTATTTATATTGCCTGA
- a CDS encoding aminopeptidase P family protein, whose translation MERVPTVEIESRITHLQRQLVSHKIDLALIAQNTDLFYYSGTVVDGFLAVPAQDQPILAVRRPQQRLDTEGSVWQVRNFNNFKDLHSILEKAGLSRQAVIGLELDVLPAALYLKLGEQVFPRNQIIDASTIIRRQRMIKSAYEIEQQRRAAALLDQALQMATDLLKPGMTELELDAAVVYHLRRLGHQGLARIRRWNLELFFGHVLSGISGLKAAYTDTPSGGTGVSPAFPQGAGWKRLAPGEPISIDFLACVNGYIIDQTRMYALGSLPEAAWEAFAVVEDLYRMFEAEARPGVRPGDIYNCLWEEVRVRGRQDYFMGVGQDRVRFIGHGVGLEADEFPLLSAHFPYPFEADMVVAFEPKFFLPEIGMIGQEDTGRITPTGVEWLTVSPPGIAVKPV comes from the coding sequence ATGGAAAGAGTGCCCACCGTCGAAATTGAGTCCCGCATTACTCATCTACAGCGCCAGTTAGTGAGCCATAAAATTGATCTGGCGCTGATCGCCCAGAATACCGACCTGTTCTATTATAGCGGCACCGTGGTGGACGGTTTTCTGGCCGTGCCCGCCCAGGATCAGCCGATCTTAGCAGTACGCCGGCCGCAGCAGCGCCTCGACACGGAAGGCTCGGTCTGGCAGGTCCGAAATTTTAATAATTTTAAAGATCTCCATAGCATACTGGAAAAGGCGGGCCTGAGCCGGCAAGCCGTAATCGGGCTGGAGCTGGATGTCCTGCCCGCTGCCCTGTATTTAAAGCTGGGCGAGCAGGTTTTCCCCCGGAATCAGATCATAGATGCCTCGACCATCATTCGTCGCCAGCGCATGATCAAAAGCGCCTACGAAATCGAGCAACAGCGCCGGGCCGCGGCTCTCCTCGACCAGGCTCTCCAGATGGCCACCGACCTGCTCAAACCCGGAATGACTGAATTGGAGCTTGACGCCGCGGTGGTCTATCATCTGCGCCGTTTGGGCCATCAAGGCCTGGCGCGCATCCGGCGCTGGAATCTGGAACTGTTTTTCGGTCACGTACTATCAGGGATTTCGGGGCTTAAGGCCGCTTATACGGACACCCCGAGCGGCGGCACTGGGGTCAGCCCCGCCTTCCCCCAGGGAGCGGGATGGAAGCGGCTGGCCCCGGGGGAACCGATCAGCATCGACTTTCTGGCCTGTGTCAACGGCTATATCATTGATCAGACCCGAATGTATGCCCTGGGGTCCCTGCCTGAGGCCGCCTGGGAAGCCTTTGCAGTAGTTGAAGACCTGTACCGGATGTTTGAAGCCGAAGCCCGTCCCGGAGTGAGGCCTGGAGATATTTATAACTGCCTCTGGGAGGAAGTGCGAGTCCGGGGTCGCCAAGATTATTTCATGGGGGTGGGCCAGGATCGGGTGCGCTTCATCGGCCATGGCGTGGGGCTGGAGGCGGACGAATTCCCTCTCCTCAGCGCCCATTTCCCTTATCCCTTCGAAGCCGATATGGTGGTGGCCTTTGAACCCAAATTTTTCCTGCCGGAAATCGGGATGATCGGCCAGGAGGATACCGGCCGCATCACCCCGACTGGAGTGGAATGGCTGACCGTCTCTCCCCCAGGTATAGCGGTTAAGCCAGTATGA
- a CDS encoding LUD domain-containing protein: protein MVNTSGAITIFDLALDLYLLFSRLTEARAHGQEVHGPDQLALALATRGHPPLVLEDHPWLQEVASRLGNRGVTEVSFLSHLSPDQAWTADIDTAVTVAAGAIPETGSILINALSPLAFRLSLRPRKQIVIVPADRATLTLAQALEWTAQEPSGLVSWLTGPSRTADIEKTLVLGAQGAESLEVLIYTPET from the coding sequence TTGGTTAACACCAGTGGAGCAATTACAATTTTCGATCTAGCGCTTGATCTGTATCTACTTTTCAGCCGGCTGACCGAAGCCCGAGCTCATGGACAAGAAGTGCATGGGCCCGATCAGTTGGCCCTGGCCCTGGCCACACGCGGGCATCCGCCACTGGTTCTAGAGGATCATCCCTGGCTGCAGGAAGTAGCCTCTCGCCTAGGGAATCGGGGAGTAACAGAGGTAAGCTTCCTTTCCCATCTGTCCCCCGACCAGGCCTGGACCGCAGACATAGACACTGCAGTAACCGTAGCAGCGGGAGCCATTCCGGAGACCGGCAGCATTTTGATCAATGCCTTGTCCCCCCTAGCTTTTCGGCTATCCCTGCGTCCCCGTAAGCAGATCGTAATCGTCCCCGCCGACCGAGCCACCTTGACCCTGGCCCAGGCCCTGGAGTGGACCGCCCAGGAACCCTCCGGGCTGGTCAGCTGGCTTACTGGCCCCAGCCGCACCGCGGATATCGAAAAAACCCTAGTCCTGGGCGCGCAGGGGGCCGAGAGCCTGGAGGTGCTGATTTATACCCCGGAGACCTGA